In Massilia antarctica, the following are encoded in one genomic region:
- a CDS encoding DUF1003 domain-containing protein, whose protein sequence is MRTSRKDYLAHIEELQKRSGDTVAKHIAERRALTPNQHAAEDDATFGQRAADAVASFGGSWTFIMLFALVLVSWVVLNSFLLTRVGAKPFDPYPYILLNLFLSMLASIQAPVILMSQNRQGEIDRLNAQNDYEINLKAELEIMALHEKMDALKMHKITEMQHEQLRLLHALCQSHKVGI, encoded by the coding sequence ATGAGAACTTCCCGCAAGGATTATCTGGCACACATCGAAGAGTTGCAAAAACGCAGCGGCGACACTGTCGCCAAGCACATCGCCGAACGGCGCGCACTGACCCCCAACCAGCACGCCGCAGAGGATGACGCCACTTTCGGCCAGCGCGCGGCCGATGCCGTGGCCAGCTTCGGCGGCTCCTGGACCTTCATCATGTTGTTCGCGCTGGTGCTGGTGTCCTGGGTGGTGCTCAATTCCTTCCTGCTCACGCGCGTCGGCGCCAAGCCCTTCGATCCCTATCCCTACATTTTGCTGAACCTGTTCCTGTCGATGCTGGCCTCGATCCAGGCGCCGGTGATCCTGATGTCGCAGAACCGCCAGGGCGAAATCGACCGCCTGAACGCCCAGAACGATTACGAGATCAACCTCAAGGCCGAGCTGGAAATCATGGCCCTGCACGAAAAGATGGATGCGCTCAAGATGCACAAAATAACCGAGATGCAGCATGAACAGCTGCGCCTGCTGCACGCCCTGTGCCAGTCCCACAAGGTCGGCATTTAA
- a CDS encoding LysR family transcriptional regulator codes for MNLDLTDVALFVRVCATRNLSAAGREFSLSPAASSARMAQLERQLGARLLHRTTRQIALTQDGETFLERAVALLDAAEQARASVGAGREPQGLLRVAASVSFGRLHLMPWLPAFMERYPGLQLDLRLSDRVIDLAANGIDVTIRNGPLHDSALIARVLAPSRLLLVAAPAYLARHGTPQRPQELADHQCLVLEGVNPWNFRDTDGSLIKVRVGGRMRSDNGEAMRDAALAGLGIALQSTWAVYQQLKSGALVPLLAAYPMALNSVVSAQYLNRNFLPPKTQAFIDYFAARFGPAPYWDEGLPRIGN; via the coding sequence ATGAACCTCGACCTGACCGATGTGGCGCTGTTCGTGCGGGTCTGCGCCACCCGCAACCTGTCCGCCGCCGGGCGCGAATTCAGCCTGTCGCCGGCGGCGTCCAGCGCGCGCATGGCCCAGCTCGAACGCCAGTTGGGCGCGCGCCTGCTGCACCGCACCACGCGCCAGATCGCCCTGACCCAGGATGGCGAAACCTTCCTGGAACGGGCCGTGGCCCTGCTCGACGCCGCCGAACAGGCGCGCGCCTCGGTCGGGGCCGGGCGCGAACCCCAGGGTTTGTTGCGGGTGGCGGCCTCGGTCTCGTTCGGGCGCTTGCACCTGATGCCGTGGCTGCCCGCCTTCATGGAGCGCTATCCCGGCCTGCAGCTCGACCTGCGCCTGTCGGACCGGGTGATCGACCTGGCCGCCAACGGCATCGACGTCACCATCCGCAACGGACCGCTGCACGACTCGGCCCTGATCGCGCGCGTGCTGGCGCCCAGCCGCCTGCTGCTGGTGGCCGCGCCCGCCTACCTGGCGCGGCACGGCACGCCGCAGCGCCCGCAGGAACTGGCCGATCATCAATGCCTGGTGCTGGAAGGGGTCAATCCCTGGAATTTCAGGGATACGGACGGGAGCCTGATCAAGGTTCGGGTGGGCGGACGGATGCGCAGCGATAACGGCGAAGCGATGCGCGACGCCGCCCTGGCCGGCCTGGGGATCGCCCTGCAATCGACCTGGGCGGTGTACCAGCAGCTCAAGAGCGGCGCCCTGGTGCCGCTGCTGGCGGCGTATCCGATGGCCTTGAATTCGGTGGTCTCGGCCCAGTACCTGAACCGCAACTTCCTGCCGCCCAAGACCCAGGCTTTCATCGATTATTTCGCCGCCCGCTTCGGCCCCGCCCCGTACTGGGACGAGGGCTTGCCGAGGATCGGCAATTAA
- a CDS encoding SRPBCC family protein, with amino-acid sequence MKFEHLIEINDPLNPLIDTLTREQLWRGLVLCAEMPKLFVPHLDDCTIDERESGSFRRSRRFGELVVIDRVLLTPLQEVRYEVPEQGEIAASSLTVTIETPAEHTMFVRFKYDDGHDAETDKANAMYDEYKKSAYQEADIDTIRIVREMAGAGRLDASYLN; translated from the coding sequence ATGAAATTTGAACATTTGATTGAAATTAACGATCCCTTGAATCCGCTGATCGACACCCTGACGCGCGAGCAGCTGTGGCGCGGGCTGGTGCTGTGCGCGGAAATGCCCAAGCTGTTCGTGCCGCACCTGGACGACTGCACGATCGACGAGCGCGAAAGCGGCAGCTTCCGGCGCAGCCGGCGCTTCGGCGAGCTGGTGGTGATCGACCGCGTGCTGCTCACGCCGCTGCAGGAAGTGCGCTACGAGGTGCCCGAGCAGGGCGAGATTGCCGCGTCGAGCCTGACCGTGACGATCGAAACGCCGGCCGAGCACACCATGTTCGTGCGCTTCAAGTACGACGACGGGCATGATGCCGAGACCGACAAGGCCAATGCCATGTACGACGAATACAAGAAGTCGGCTTACCAGGAGGCCGATATCGACACGATCCGCATCGTGCGCGAGATGGCGGGCGCGGGGCGGCTCGATGCCAGTTACCTGAACTAA
- a CDS encoding ArgP/LysG family DNA-binding transcriptional regulator, with product MSNLDYRGLAVLDAVAASGSFDQAALLLGMSHAAVSQGIKALEDGCGRLLVVRGTPAVPTGLGQRLVVHFRHVQLMEAALDIDLGRDTSLPALSLALDADSLATWFAQALPPLLAPPRCQFHIELADGERALRLVREGAVFACVAEAGVDDGGEAAAGTTSTPLGQLRYTCVATPAFAGHWFGDGFIAEAVALAPAVVGERKQLAHFLAREFGGGMRFPHHTMPVSAALDNCILHGMAYGLMPELSALSRIASGQLIDLAPGRTWNAALLWHAWNIDTPFTRALTEHIVASARRYLPQPPTGV from the coding sequence ATGAGTAATCTCGACTATCGCGGCCTGGCCGTGCTCGACGCGGTGGCGGCGAGCGGGAGTTTCGACCAGGCGGCGCTGCTGCTGGGAATGAGCCACGCGGCGGTATCGCAGGGCATCAAGGCGCTGGAAGATGGATGCGGGCGCCTGCTGGTGGTGCGCGGCACGCCCGCGGTGCCGACCGGGCTGGGGCAGCGGCTGGTGGTGCATTTCCGCCACGTCCAACTGATGGAAGCGGCGCTCGACATCGACCTCGGGCGCGACACCAGCCTGCCGGCCCTGTCCCTGGCGCTCGACGCCGACAGCCTGGCGACCTGGTTCGCGCAAGCGCTGCCGCCGCTGCTGGCGCCGCCGCGCTGCCAGTTCCACATCGAACTGGCCGATGGCGAACGCGCGCTGCGGCTGGTGCGCGAAGGCGCGGTGTTCGCCTGCGTCGCCGAGGCCGGGGTCGATGATGGCGGTGAAGCGGCGGCCGGCACCACCTCCACGCCGCTGGGGCAGCTGCGCTACACCTGCGTGGCCACGCCCGCGTTTGCGGGGCACTGGTTCGGCGACGGCTTCATCGCCGAGGCGGTGGCGCTGGCGCCGGCGGTGGTTGGCGAGCGCAAGCAGCTGGCGCATTTCCTGGCGCGCGAATTCGGTGGCGGGATGCGCTTTCCCCACCACACCATGCCGGTCTCGGCCGCGCTGGACAACTGCATCCTGCACGGCATGGCCTACGGCCTGATGCCCGAACTGAGCGCGCTGAGCCGGATTGCCTCAGGACAGCTGATTGATCTTGCGCCGGGGCGGACCTGGAACGCGGCGCTGTTGTGGCATGCCTGGAACATCGACACCCCCTTCACCCGCGCCCTGACCGAGCACATCGTCGCCAGCGCCCGCCGCTACCTCCCCCAGCCCCCAACCGGGGTCTGA
- the hemE gene encoding uroporphyrinogen decarboxylase gives MPQFAPLQNDTFLRALLRQPTDYTPVWLMRQAGRYLPEYRATRERAGSFLGLAKNPDYATEVTLQPIDRYPLDASILFSDILTVPDAMGLGLYFVDGEGPKFERPLRTEADVSALRAPDLDSLDYVFKAVTQIRGALNGRVPLIGFSGSPWTLACYMVEGGGSKEFHTIKKMLYNRPDLMHHILSTNASAVAAYLNAQIDAGAQAVMIFDSWGGALADGAYQTFSLQYMQQVMSQLKREKDGVRIPAVVFTKGGGLWLDQIADIGADAVGLDWTVNLGRARALVGHKVALQGNLDPAILFASPEQIRAEVERTLSSYGKPSDGSGHVFNLGHGISQFTPPESVSAMVEAVHSFSRQQRGGL, from the coding sequence ATGCCCCAATTCGCCCCGCTCCAGAACGACACATTCCTGCGCGCGCTGCTGCGCCAACCGACCGATTACACCCCCGTTTGGCTGATGCGTCAGGCGGGGCGCTACCTGCCGGAATACCGCGCCACGCGCGAGCGGGCCGGCTCCTTCCTGGGTCTGGCCAAGAATCCCGATTACGCCACCGAAGTGACCCTGCAACCGATCGACCGCTACCCGCTGGACGCCTCGATCCTGTTCTCGGACATCCTCACCGTGCCCGACGCGATGGGCCTGGGGCTGTACTTCGTCGATGGCGAAGGCCCCAAGTTCGAGCGTCCCCTGCGCACCGAGGCGGACGTCTCGGCCCTGCGCGCGCCCGATCTCGATTCGCTCGACTACGTCTTCAAGGCGGTCACCCAGATCCGCGGCGCCCTCAATGGCCGGGTGCCGCTGATCGGTTTCTCCGGCAGCCCCTGGACCTTGGCCTGCTACATGGTCGAAGGCGGCGGCTCCAAGGAATTCCACACCATCAAAAAGATGCTGTACAACCGTCCCGACCTGATGCACCACATCCTGTCGACCAATGCCAGCGCGGTGGCGGCCTACCTGAATGCCCAGATCGACGCCGGCGCCCAGGCCGTGATGATCTTCGACTCCTGGGGCGGTGCGCTGGCCGACGGCGCCTACCAGACCTTCTCGCTGCAGTATATGCAGCAGGTGATGAGCCAGCTCAAGCGCGAAAAAGATGGCGTGCGCATCCCGGCGGTGGTCTTCACCAAGGGCGGCGGCCTGTGGCTGGACCAGATCGCCGACATCGGCGCCGACGCGGTCGGGCTGGACTGGACCGTCAACCTGGGCCGCGCGCGCGCCCTGGTCGGCCACAAGGTGGCGCTGCAGGGCAACCTCGACCCGGCGATCCTGTTCGCCAGCCCGGAACAGATCCGCGCCGAAGTCGAGCGTACCCTGAGCAGCTACGGCAAGCCATCCGACGGCTCAGGTCACGTGTTCAACCTCGGTCACGGCATCTCGCAGTTCACCCCGCCCGAGTCGGTCAGCGCCATGGTCGAGGCTGTCCACAGCTTCAGCCGTCAGCAACGCGGCGGCCTGTAG
- a CDS encoding dipeptidyl-peptidase 5, which produces MTASTSPQSAAFGLWPSPISAATVAAGATPLSQPQADGLDAYWLAGRASEGGRTTLLRQRGAELLEMTPAPLNVRSRVHEYGGGAYLVVAGTVYFSNFADNCIYVIAPGEAPRPMTLPGSARYADFAHDAARNRLIVVREDHAQAGAQPVNTLCAIDADGSETILARGSDFYAAPRLSPDGASLAWLSWDHPRMPWQGTELWLAPVQADGQLGSATLVAGGPDEAVCQPEWSPAGVLHCVSDRSGWWNLYRLADAEVQPLCERAAEFGSPHWTFAVSMYGFRSDGDIICTYIENGVSRLAQLSPDDGKLVPIVNPYEEIRELRVGGGAALILGGSPTIPLELARFDLASARPDVLARSITDLPADGYLSVPESITYASGGNGQRSAHAFYYPPCNADVTPDGAGKPPLMVISHGGPTGMATNTLKLATQFWTSRGFAVLDVNYGGSSGFGRAYRDALKGQWGVVDVEDCVAGARYLATRGVVDPERLVIRGGSAGGLTTLCALTFHDVFKAGASYYGVSDLKGLDDDSHKFESHYNEYLIAPKPESVALYLLRSPINHADKLTRPMIFFQGLDDKVVPPQQSEVMVSALRAAGVPVAYMTLEGEGHGFRKADSIVRTLEAELYFYLRIFGLTTPGQPAVVEIDNLPGAA; this is translated from the coding sequence ATGACAGCTTCGACCAGCCCACAGAGCGCCGCTTTCGGCCTCTGGCCTTCCCCCATCAGTGCCGCCACCGTGGCCGCAGGCGCCACCCCGCTGTCGCAGCCGCAGGCCGATGGCCTTGATGCTTACTGGCTGGCCGGACGCGCCAGCGAAGGCGGACGCACCACCCTGCTGCGCCAGCGCGGCGCCGAACTGCTTGAGATGACCCCGGCCCCGCTCAATGTGCGCAGCCGCGTGCACGAATACGGCGGCGGCGCCTACCTGGTGGTGGCGGGCACCGTGTATTTCTCGAATTTTGCCGACAATTGTATTTACGTCATCGCGCCCGGCGAGGCGCCGCGCCCGATGACCCTTCCGGGCAGCGCGCGCTACGCCGACTTCGCGCACGATGCGGCGCGCAATCGCCTGATCGTGGTGCGCGAGGACCACGCGCAGGCCGGCGCCCAGCCGGTCAACACCCTGTGCGCCATCGACGCGGACGGCAGCGAAACCATCCTGGCGCGCGGCAGCGATTTTTACGCGGCCCCGCGCCTGTCGCCGGACGGCGCCTCGCTGGCCTGGCTGAGCTGGGACCATCCGCGCATGCCGTGGCAAGGCACCGAACTGTGGCTGGCGCCGGTGCAAGCGGACGGTCAGCTTGGGTCGGCCACCCTGGTCGCCGGCGGCCCCGATGAAGCGGTGTGCCAGCCCGAATGGTCGCCGGCCGGCGTGCTGCATTGTGTGTCGGACCGCAGCGGATGGTGGAATCTGTACCGGCTGGCCGACGCCGAGGTGCAGCCCCTGTGCGAGCGCGCCGCCGAATTCGGCTCGCCGCACTGGACCTTCGCGGTATCGATGTACGGCTTTCGCAGCGACGGCGACATCATCTGCACCTACATCGAAAATGGCGTGAGCCGGCTGGCCCAACTATCCCCCGACGACGGCAAGCTGGTCCCGATCGTCAATCCGTACGAGGAAATCCGCGAGCTGCGCGTGGGCGGCGGCGCGGCGCTGATCCTGGGCGGCTCGCCCACCATCCCACTGGAGCTGGCGCGCTTCGACCTGGCCAGCGCCCGTCCTGACGTACTGGCGCGCTCGATCACCGACCTGCCGGCCGACGGCTACCTGTCGGTCCCCGAGAGCATCACCTACGCCAGCGGCGGCAACGGCCAGCGCAGCGCGCACGCGTTCTACTACCCTCCCTGCAATGCCGATGTCACGCCGGACGGCGCCGGCAAACCGCCGCTGATGGTCATCAGCCACGGCGGCCCGACCGGCATGGCCACCAACACCCTCAAGCTGGCCACCCAATTCTGGACCAGCCGCGGCTTCGCGGTGCTGGACGTGAACTACGGCGGCAGCAGCGGCTTCGGACGCGCCTACCGCGACGCGCTCAAGGGCCAGTGGGGCGTGGTCGACGTCGAAGATTGCGTGGCCGGCGCGCGCTACCTGGCCACGCGCGGCGTGGTCGACCCGGAACGGCTGGTGATCCGCGGCGGCAGCGCCGGCGGCCTGACCACCCTGTGCGCCCTCACCTTCCACGATGTGTTCAAGGCCGGCGCCAGCTACTACGGCGTGTCGGACCTGAAAGGCCTGGACGACGACTCGCACAAGTTCGAATCGCACTACAACGAGTACCTGATCGCACCGAAGCCGGAGTCGGTCGCCTTGTACCTGCTGCGTTCCCCGATCAACCACGCCGACAAGCTGACCCGCCCGATGATCTTTTTCCAGGGCCTGGACGACAAGGTCGTGCCGCCGCAGCAGTCGGAAGTGATGGTCAGCGCCCTGCGCGCGGCCGGCGTGCCGGTGGCCTACATGACCCTGGAGGGCGAAGGACATGGCTTCCGCAAGGCCGACAGCATCGTGCGCACCCTGGAAGCGGAGCTGTATTTTTACCTGCGCATTTTCGGCTTGACCACGCCAGGCCAGCCGGCCGTGGTGGAGATCGATAATCTGCCCGGAGCTGCATGA
- a CDS encoding primosomal protein N': MAYCILNIALDTPLTSCFDYRWSCAAGEEPRVGQLALVSFGRREVVGLIVAVKHDTDVPADKLKDALAVRSQLSPLSPQWIALAAFAADYYQRPLGEVALPGLPKNLRVLTTVALDRALKKLAKSAPAHDHTPLDMPVLNGAQQEAADTIGGAQGFTPILLYGVTGSGKTEVYLQACAEVLAREEGGQILILVPEINLTPQLEGNIRARFPGVMLATLHSSLSEGERMLHWLAAHQGQARIILGTRLAILASLPHLKLIVIDEEHDPSYKQQEGLRYSARDLAVWRARQLGIPIVLGSATPSLESWHHAGSGRYRKLELRERAVKDAVLPRVKLLDMERDKPVDGITSHLMAALRQRLERGEQSLLFLNRRGYAPVICCESCGWISNCTRCTSFMVLHKPEHRLRCHHCSLELRIPRHCPTCGNVDLQPLGRGTQRVEEGLQQVFPQARILRIDADSTRLKGSAQAAFDTVHRGEVDILIGTQMVAKGHDFKKLTLVGILNPDTALFSQDYRASERLFAQLMQVAGRAGRAARTEGGSVSEVLIQTRYASHPLYSAVVNHDYDRFATDLLAERRQAALPPYLYQALLRAEAPELATAIGFLESARDALAFHGITLNDPIPMTMTRVHNVDRAQLLVESPSRPALQAFLKEWLALLRAMKSRVKWSLEVDPLDI; this comes from the coding sequence ATGGCGTACTGCATCCTCAACATCGCGCTCGACACGCCGCTCACCAGCTGCTTCGATTACCGCTGGTCGTGCGCCGCCGGCGAGGAGCCGCGGGTGGGCCAGCTGGCGCTGGTCAGCTTCGGGCGCCGCGAGGTAGTCGGGCTCATCGTCGCAGTCAAACACGACACCGACGTCCCGGCCGACAAGCTCAAAGACGCGCTGGCCGTGCGCAGCCAGCTCTCGCCCCTGTCGCCGCAATGGATCGCGCTGGCGGCGTTCGCGGCCGACTACTATCAGCGTCCGCTGGGTGAAGTGGCCTTGCCCGGGCTGCCCAAGAACCTGCGCGTGCTGACCACCGTGGCGCTGGACCGCGCGCTCAAAAAACTGGCCAAGAGCGCGCCGGCGCACGACCACACCCCGCTCGACATGCCGGTACTGAACGGCGCGCAGCAGGAAGCGGCCGACACGATCGGCGGCGCCCAGGGCTTCACCCCCATCCTGCTGTACGGCGTGACCGGCAGCGGCAAGACCGAAGTCTATCTGCAAGCCTGCGCCGAGGTACTGGCGCGCGAAGAGGGCGGCCAGATCCTGATCCTGGTCCCCGAGATCAACCTCACCCCCCAGCTGGAAGGGAACATCCGCGCGCGCTTTCCCGGCGTGATGCTGGCCACCTTGCACAGCAGCCTGTCCGAGGGCGAGCGCATGCTGCACTGGCTGGCCGCGCATCAGGGCCAGGCCCGCATCATCCTCGGCACGCGCCTGGCGATCCTGGCCTCGCTGCCGCACCTGAAACTGATCGTCATCGACGAAGAGCACGACCCCTCGTACAAACAGCAGGAAGGGCTGCGCTACTCGGCGCGCGACCTGGCGGTGTGGCGCGCGCGCCAGCTGGGCATTCCGATCGTGCTCGGATCGGCCACGCCCTCGCTGGAGAGCTGGCACCACGCCGGCTCCGGGCGCTATCGCAAGCTCGAACTGCGCGAGCGCGCTGTCAAGGATGCGGTGCTGCCGAGGGTGAAGCTGCTCGACATGGAGCGCGACAAACCGGTCGACGGCATCACCTCGCATCTGATGGCGGCGCTGCGCCAGCGTCTCGAGCGCGGCGAACAATCCTTGCTGTTTTTGAACCGGCGTGGGTACGCGCCCGTGATCTGCTGCGAATCGTGCGGCTGGATCAGCAACTGCACCCGCTGCACCTCGTTCATGGTCCTGCACAAGCCCGAACACCGGCTGCGCTGCCACCACTGCAGCCTGGAGCTGCGCATCCCGCGCCACTGCCCGACCTGCGGCAATGTCGACCTGCAGCCGCTCGGGCGCGGCACCCAGCGCGTGGAAGAAGGCTTGCAGCAGGTTTTTCCGCAGGCGCGCATCTTGCGTATCGACGCCGACTCCACGCGCCTGAAGGGCAGTGCGCAGGCCGCGTTCGACACGGTGCACCGGGGCGAGGTCGATATCCTGATCGGCACCCAGATGGTCGCCAAGGGGCACGACTTCAAGAAACTGACCCTGGTGGGGATATTAAATCCGGACACGGCGCTGTTTTCGCAGGATTACCGGGCCAGCGAGCGCCTGTTCGCGCAGCTGATGCAGGTGGCCGGGCGGGCGGGCAGGGCGGCGCGCACGGAAGGCGGCAGCGTGAGCGAAGTGCTGATCCAGACGCGTTATGCCAGCCATCCGCTGTATTCGGCGGTGGTGAACCACGACTACGACCGCTTCGCCACCGATTTGCTGGCCGAGCGGCGCCAGGCGGCGTTGCCGCCGTATCTGTACCAGGCCCTGTTGCGGGCCGAGGCCCCCGAGCTGGCGACGGCGATCGGCTTTTTGGAGAGTGCGCGCGACGCGCTGGCATTTCACGGCATCACCCTCAACGATCCGATACCGATGACGATGACGCGGGTGCACAACGTCGACCGGGCGCAGCTGCTGGTTGAAAGCCCCTCGCGACCGGCGCTGCAAGCCTTCCTCAAAGAATGGCTGGCCCTGCTGCGCGCCATGAAAAGCCGGGTCAAATGGTCGCTCGAAGTCGATCCCCTCGACATCTGA
- a CDS encoding dihydrolipoyl dehydrogenase, translating into MNKLHVDVAIIGTGTAGLAAYRAARAQGKTALVIENGPYGTTCARVGCMPSKLLIAASEAAHMLALAPQFGVHPGPVRIDGKAVMARVRSERDRFVGFVLESIDGIPDRDKLRGHARFTGPQSLQVDQHTTIDAARVVIASGSTPVMLPQLKEVGDRIIVSDDVFDWTDLPASVAVIGTGVIGLELGQALHRLGVRVSVFARGGSVAQLSDPEVLHVAGKALARELDLRFQQRIVSAEQQGEEVVLVTRDAAGAEHTDRFAYVLVAAGRTPNVDRIGIEITGLELDARGIPRFDSTTMQCGTSPIFIAGDANNERPVLPEAADHGRIAGDNAGRYPDVRPGLRRTPLTIAFTEPQIATLGESYRELCAEGKPKFAIGKVSFENQGRSRVMLQNHGMLRVYGEYGTCRFLGAEMIGPRAENLGHLLAWACQARLTVAQMLDMPFYHPVIEEGVRTALRDLALELEKGAPKASSAPDTTPGV; encoded by the coding sequence ATGAACAAGTTACACGTCGACGTCGCCATCATCGGTACCGGTACCGCCGGTCTTGCCGCCTACCGCGCCGCCCGCGCCCAGGGGAAAACCGCGCTCGTCATCGAAAACGGCCCGTACGGCACCACCTGCGCCCGGGTCGGCTGCATGCCCAGCAAATTGCTGATCGCCGCCAGCGAGGCGGCCCACATGCTGGCGCTGGCGCCGCAATTCGGGGTCCATCCCGGCCCGGTCCGCATCGATGGCAAGGCCGTGATGGCGCGCGTGCGCAGTGAACGCGACCGCTTCGTCGGCTTCGTGCTGGAAAGTATCGATGGCATCCCGGACCGGGACAAGCTGCGCGGCCACGCCCGCTTCACCGGTCCGCAGTCGCTGCAGGTGGACCAGCACACCACCATCGACGCGGCGCGCGTGGTCATCGCCAGCGGTTCCACGCCGGTCATGCTGCCCCAGCTCAAGGAGGTGGGCGATCGCATCATCGTCAGCGACGATGTGTTCGACTGGACCGACCTGCCCGCCTCCGTGGCCGTGATCGGCACCGGCGTGATCGGGCTGGAACTGGGCCAGGCCCTGCACCGCCTGGGCGTGCGGGTGAGCGTGTTCGCGCGCGGCGGCAGCGTGGCCCAGCTGAGCGACCCGGAAGTGTTGCACGTGGCCGGCAAGGCCCTCGCACGCGAGCTCGACCTGCGCTTCCAGCAGCGCATTGTCAGCGCCGAACAGCAGGGGGAGGAAGTGGTGCTGGTCACGCGCGACGCCGCCGGCGCCGAGCACACCGACCGCTTCGCCTACGTGCTGGTGGCGGCCGGGCGCACGCCCAACGTCGACCGGATCGGCATCGAGATCACCGGCCTGGAACTGGATGCGCGCGGCATTCCCCGGTTCGATTCGACCACTATGCAGTGCGGCACCAGCCCTATTTTCATCGCGGGCGACGCCAACAACGAGCGCCCGGTGCTGCCGGAAGCGGCCGACCACGGCAGGATCGCGGGCGACAATGCCGGCCGCTATCCCGACGTGCGCCCCGGCCTGCGCCGCACGCCGCTGACGATTGCCTTCACCGAGCCGCAGATCGCGACCCTGGGCGAGAGTTACAGGGAACTGTGCGCCGAAGGCAAGCCCAAGTTCGCAATCGGCAAGGTATCGTTCGAGAACCAGGGCCGCAGCCGGGTGATGCTGCAGAACCATGGCATGCTGCGCGTGTACGGCGAGTACGGCACTTGCCGTTTCCTGGGCGCCGAGATGATCGGGCCGCGCGCCGAGAACCTGGGCCACCTGCTGGCCTGGGCCTGCCAGGCGCGCCTGACGGTGGCGCAGATGCTGGACATGCCGTTCTACCATCCGGTGATCGAAGAAGGCGTGCGCACGGCGCTGCGCGACCTGGCGCTGGAGCTGGAAAAAGGCGCGCCGAAAGCGAGCAGCGCGCCGGACACCACCCCCGGCGTGTAG
- a CDS encoding zinc-binding alcohol dehydrogenase family protein: protein MKAIAVINGTLHDVDLPAPQPQGRDLVVKVEAISVNPVDYKQRKAAAHDGEPSLVGWDVAGTVSAVGPQATLFKVGDPVYYAGSVVRPGANSEFHAVDERIVGRKPASLSMEQAAALPLTSITAWEALFERLGVSRNGTDEGKSVLIIGGAGGVGSIAIQLAKKLAKLNVIATASRRASEQWCRALGADHVIDHLGDMPAQLAALGLAEVDFILCLNDIDAHFAATAAAIAPQGKICAIVRNERPLPMDLVFGKSVTVVFEMMFTRSMFGTADMIEQHKLLNEVAALVDAGVLTTTVGETGGRIDAANLTRAHAALEAGRTIGKIVLAGF, encoded by the coding sequence ATGAAAGCCATTGCCGTCATTAACGGAACCCTGCACGACGTCGACTTGCCTGCGCCACAGCCGCAAGGGCGCGACCTGGTGGTGAAAGTGGAGGCGATTTCGGTCAATCCGGTCGACTACAAGCAGCGCAAGGCGGCCGCCCACGATGGCGAGCCGAGCCTGGTCGGATGGGATGTGGCCGGCACCGTCAGCGCGGTCGGCCCGCAGGCGACCCTGTTCAAGGTGGGCGATCCGGTGTATTACGCGGGCAGCGTGGTGCGCCCCGGCGCCAACAGCGAGTTCCATGCGGTCGACGAGCGCATCGTGGGGCGCAAGCCGGCCAGCCTGAGCATGGAACAGGCCGCCGCGCTGCCGCTGACCAGCATCACCGCGTGGGAAGCGCTGTTCGAGCGCCTTGGTGTGTCGCGCAACGGCACGGACGAGGGCAAGTCGGTGCTGATCATCGGCGGCGCGGGCGGGGTGGGGTCGATTGCGATCCAGCTGGCCAAGAAGCTGGCCAAGCTGAACGTGATTGCAACGGCCTCGCGCCGGGCGTCGGAACAATGGTGCCGGGCGCTGGGGGCCGACCATGTGATCGACCATCTGGGCGACATGCCGGCGCAGCTGGCCGCGCTGGGGTTGGCGGAAGTGGATTTCATTTTGTGCCTGAACGATATCGATGCGCACTTTGCGGCGACGGCGGCGGCGATCGCGCCGCAGGGCAAGATCTGCGCGATCGTGCGCAATGAGCGGCCATTGCCGATGGACCTGGTGTTCGGCAAGAGCGTGACGGTGGTGTTCGAGATGATGTTCACCCGCTCGATGTTCGGGACGGCTGACATGATCGAGCAGCACAAGCTGCTCAATGAGGTGGCCGCCCTGGTCGATGCGGGGGTGTTGACCACCACCGTGGGGGAAACTGGCGGCAGGATCGACGCGGCCAACCTGACCCGCGCCCACGCGGCGCTGGAGGCGGGACGGACGATCGGCAAGATTGTGCTGGCGGGGTTTTAA